The Papaver somniferum cultivar HN1 unplaced genomic scaffold, ASM357369v1 unplaced-scaffold_11, whole genome shotgun sequence region TGAAATTAAAGTAAAGGTAATGTTGTTGGGAGGTTTGAAGTCGAATTAATTTGGTGGATCGAAATATCAACGACATATAGCCATTATGTGCTAAGAAAAACCTGATGAGGTATGTTCCAGGAATATCTAACAAAAGTCGAGAGGAATAAATATTTTCAAATTTTAAGGACTACATTTTCACCGGTTCTCGGAAGGATTTTTTCAGTTACAAATTCATTAATTATATATTCTTAGCCGGATAATCACTGGATGGAATTATATAAATACTTCTCTTTCATAAACACCTCCAATGAGTATAATTAAAAACTTAGAATTAGTAATAAAGCATCATATTAAGTAAACTCAACTACCAAAAGTGGTTAAGTTATGTTTTAGCGCGGCAGTAAGTAATAGATCAGTGTCACACTTCAATTTCTGCTTCGCAAATAtaaatagataagtatactagTTAATTTATTTAACTAAAGGTAGGTTtacgaaaagaaagaaaaatggaaGGCACTTGAATAATGATGAATTACAGATAAAAACTAGAGTACTTAATCGCTTGTCGGGTTGTGGTCCGTTCATCCTGATTATAaacattaaaacatatatgaacaAGGTTGAGGAAGAGTGATCGCCTGAGGCAAATTATTATTAATACAATCAGTGATGTACAGGACTGGATGCCATTAGTCCGAGAATCACCCAAAGATGGCATTGAAGCAAGCATACACACATACTCATCGATGTGTACGATGACCTTGAGTAGGAAGGTCTGAGGGAAGATTCGGCACTGGAGATTCTAATCTGAGAAAATTATTCACTTGCCTGATGGAAGGTCTAGCATAAGGATCAGAATGAGCACACCATAGACCTATAGCCATTAAACTTTTCATCTGATGTACATCAAAATTCAAATGTAGTCTCTCATCGGCTGCTCCATTGATGTCTCCCCTTTCGTACAGTTCGCGAACCCACTCTACCAGTGAAACTCCCACAATTAcatccaccggctttctcccacAAGCAATTTCTAGTGCAACGATCCCGAAACTAAAAACATCGGATCTTTTACTTGTCTTACCCGTTCTTAAACATTCTGGTGCTACATAATTCATGGTGCCGGCGCTAACCGTTGTTTTACAACTCCGGTCAGGATCAATAAGCCTTGCTAGACCGAAATCACCGAGTTTAGCATTAAAATCCGAATCCAACATTATATTACTTGATTTAATATCTCTGTGAACTACACATTGTTCCCATTCTTCATGTAAATATAGTAATGCAGAAGCTAACCCAATGGCTATTTTATATCTGACATCCCAAGGGAGAACATTTGCACCTCGAAATAAATGTTTATCGAGGCTTCTGTTTGGCATCAATTCGTAAACGAGAAGCAATTCATTTTCTTCGTGGTACCAACCAATGAGTTTAACCAAATTTCTATGACGTAACTGGCTTATAATCCTTACTTCTGATTCATATTCTTTTTTTCCCTGTTGTGATCCCCCAGATATCTTCTTAATGGCGACATCCATGCCACTCAAAAACCCTTTATAAACACCCCCGAATCCCCCCTCTCCAAGTTTCCCTCCCTCATCAaagttactagttgcatcaaccAGTTCTTTATACGAGAACCTCTTAGGTCCCTTTTTTTTCTCAAATTCATTGTTCATCAACACATCAGGATTTACATTGTCGTCATGATTACTATTCTTCCTTGAGCTACTCCTCTTCTTCCACAAGAAATGTGAAGCAAAACCAAGCCCAAAACAAAAAATACCCACAACAACAACTATAAGAACTTCTTGCACAACcaccaatcttcttctttttttgaaggATTTACTTGTTTCCTTTCCAACATATTCCAAAGTGGAATTGAATCGCCAGGAATGAATGTTGTACTGGCCATTAGAACTGTCATGCACGGAAGCTGAAAATCCGACACTAATTTGCTCCGGTAGAACCTTGCTTAGATCAACAATATGATTCACAATAGAATTGTTGAAAAGAGGATTATTGTAACTTAGAAATACACTTAGATTTTTGGTAGCTGCGTCATAAGTAACCTGTGCATAAGCCGTTCTTCCATCTTTCATACTCCCACTTTCTAGAGACACATTAGCCGCAGATGTTATCGAGTTAACGTCGATGCCCACATGGTCAGCACTTGGATCCCACGGGTTCTTAAAAGTGTCAAACTCCACTGCAACTATTTGATTTTTCATAAAGTGTTTTTCAGCCACTTCCATACTCATTAAGCCAAGATATCCACCACCAGAATTTGGAGGAATACTCGACTCGAAAGGGGAGAGGAAGAAAGTGATACCGTCGCAAAAGTTATTATCGATAGACTTTATTACGAAGGAGAAGTGAGTTTCAAAATCCGTTAGCCTCCCAGTGCTTGAATCCCAAAGTTGGATAGGTTTCGAGTAAGTTGCACGGCCAACATTTCCGTTAAGAGTTATGACATTACCTGCTAGAACAAAATCATTTTCTAAACGTATTCGAGGATCATTGGCTGTGAAATTTGAGAAGTCGAAGGAGATTGAACTTATTGGGCTAGGAAAATGCAGTAATGTTATGATgaataaaatgaagaagaagaatgaagaaagaaaatgagaagTTGATGATGAGTTGTAGCAGAAGGCCATCGATTTGATGATAATTGATGAATTTTAATTCTGTGCATGAAGAGCTGGAAAAGTTGAATATAATACATATAGACACTTACTTACCAGAGAGCATTATGCAGGAAAAATATCTTTCTGAATCTTCCTGGAAACTTGGTCAAAATGTAAATCTCAGTGCAGGTGAGGCTCAGAAGAAGTTTAATTTGTAAGCATACTAATTATGACAGTACAATGACGCATTTTGAAGATGTGTCAAAATGGTCTGTCTTTGTACCATGAAGTAAAAATGTTAGAATTTCTGAATTTCATATCTTCGGAGGTATTTTCTTAACTtttaaaaattgctaaaaattcACAATCAAATATATTCATTGACGGTTCCTGTAGATAAGATACATTAAATTCCACCGAAGATGTAGAATTTTGAAGCttcaaaaacaaactaaatacAAAGCTTTCTCTCAATCTGTCTTTATTGACGATGCCAGATTTGGAAACACAATAATGCATTTCAAAGAAAATATAGTCTAGCTCTACGTGGACTTGGAAAACAGACAGGATATATAAAGCGACCCTGCCTGCTTCTCATAAATATCCATAATCGAATAACTACCCTTAATCTTATCCTATAATTGGTGATTAGTCCACCAAATATTCAGATTTAGTCCCCCATATTTCTGTGAAGATATTTAGCCCCTTTCATGGGGTTCTGGCTCGccacaaaagaaaagaacaagTTGCAGAGAAGAGACACCATCTCCTTTAATTACCGTAAAATAAAGGTCATGACAAATATGTTGTCATGGTTCGATTTGGTTCTAATGGTGGTTGtaaattttgaagtttttttttgatcggcaaagaaaaatatattgatcaAAAAAACGAGGGTACAAAAGATTTGGACCACCcggaagaaagaaaataaaggaataaCGGACTATTCCTTTGTCAAGAAAAAAAACAGAAGCCACTCCCTGAACCAAAAATTAAAAACGACTCAAGGAGGGTTGAAATATGCTCTTGGCCAGTTATCAATTACATCAGGAAAAGAGAGACTTTGACACTCCTTAAAAACCAAGCACCAACAGAACATTTCGAATTGAGCTTTGCTGATTACTGCCTTATCTGAATTTTGCTTCCCATTGAAGACTCTGTTATTGCGCTCATTCCATATACACCATAGTATCACAGCTGGGATAATACTCCAGATTTGTGTTTTAACCTTGTCGTCTTGAGGCAACACCCAAGAAAAAAGAAGGGTCACCACATCTGGAGATAAAGTAAAAAAACCACTTGAGCTTTTCGATGAAGAAAGTCCAAATCTTTTTTGCAAACACACAATGAATGAAAAGATGATCCGCAGACTCGTTCTCATTGCAGAATAAACATGTTTGTGGCACCTCCATCCCCCTGCTTCGTAGCATGTCTCTTGTGGGTAAGCTTGAATGAGCAATAGTCCACAAGAAAAATCCTATCTTAGGCGGAACTTTTAACTGCCAAATGAACTTGAATATATTATTAACTGGAACAGTGTCATCCTGATTTGCTAATTTATCATAAGCTTACTTGACAGTAAAAAAACTTCTTGTTGCTGAGAGACCACTCCAACACATCTTCTTCAGCCATATTTAGAGTCACATTTCTTAGTTCAGACAGCAACCAATCCATTTCAGTTCTGACATTAGAGTTGAGTCTTCTATGAAGTCCAATATCCCAAGTGATATTCCCTACATGGTGAACCACACAATCTGACACATAGGCATCTTTCTTTCTCGACGAGTTGTATAGATTAGGAAAAACATTGCAAAGTGGATTTGGAAGGAGCCAGTTATCAAGCCAAAACCTGACTGAAGTCCCTCTATTCACCTTGAATCTAATATAACTCTTAAAAAAAGCTGCATTTCATAATACCTTTCCAGGCTGCCCTGCCAAATGAAATATTATAAGACTTTGCAAGCCAAACCACCCCATCAAGGTCATACTTCTCAACTACAATCTTCTTTCataaaacatcttcttctttggCAAGTAAATTTTGAAGTTATAAAGAAGAGGATAGGAAGGTTGGCGCACAATGTTCACACACTAGGTGACCATTTCCGCACCGATTTCTCAATAAAACTTAAACAAAAATTAATTTGAATCTTATGTCCTCGGGATATGTTCGTCTTACAGAACTCTTGAACGGTGTCTTATTAATGTGAAGAAAACTAAAACAAGAAGTCAATATTTTCAAGAGACAATGGATCGAATGCCCAGATATTTAAAGTTTCAGGTCGTAATGGACGGGTAGAAGTATGGGCTGGGTGAAATGGACGGGTGTAATATATATTTTAAATGAACAAGTTTTTTTGATCGAAAGAGAGAATATTATTAGAAAGGGAGAATATACAAATTGTGATAATTTGAAAGAAGGAGAGGATTGAAGAACGAAAATGAGAATTTGTCGAGGATTTGCAGTAAATACCCATTGTTGGTTATCAGTGGACATGCACGAAGGCTGAAGAGGTAGACAAGTAGAAGTTAAGGTTCTGATTCTCTCTTTTTACGTGACTATAGTGATAGGGCCACAAACCTTGTTTGATTTGAAACGAAAATAAATGCAACCAAAGGAGATTAATTGTGTTGTCGGAATGACTTGTTCAAATGGGTTATATTCTTTGAGTAAAAAAATGGCATAGTGATAGGTCTCATAGTGAATGGTTTTCAAAGCAGAGTACTCTGCTTTTGAAGACTAATTTGTGGATATTTTAGCAAAGTACATTATTCTACTATAAGGTGCGTTTTCAATGAGTCCGGTTTGGTTAACGAAGTTAAATCTACAGTCCTAGCTTGGGCAGCTGCAACAGGACATTGTATTCACTTGAATTTCTCAAGTTCTGTACTAAATACCTGTGATTCTATTTTCATATAATCTATAGCTTTGTTTTTTCATGGTAGAAACTATGTACATTCTTTTACTTTTTAATACAACTTCCCTtttgatcaaaaagaaaaacccatGTATTAAAAAGAAGTTGACTCCAAGTGCAAGGTGAGGCAGAAAGGTCCATACTAATTTATGATCCATTACTGCATCATGGTACGATATTAATTCATTTTTAAGAATTTAATGTGAATCGATTCATCTGGAATTGATGGAAGACTCTGGTATCGCAGATTTTCCTTATCAGTTTATCTGGAAGGAGTCAGTCCCACTTAAGATTAACTTTCTAGTTTGGTGTATTGTGCATGAGAAGCTGAACACAATTGATATGCTACAAGCTAAAGGGGTAGACATTAATAACTCGTGTATCCTGTGTGGTGATGATACGGAGTCGCATGATCATATTTTTCTCCACTGTAAAATTGCGCATAAATTTTGGTCTGCAACAATTCCAAGTAGCTTATGATCCTGGGTACTTTCGAGAAGTTTTAATATGTTAGCAATTGGTTGGCATCATACGAATTTTTCAAATACAGGAAATTACATTTGGAGCCTAATACCATCTGCAGTTGTTTTTACTCTCTGGACGGAAAGAAGTAAACGTATTTTTGAGCAAAATCATGTTTACAAAACGGATTTAGACTTGGAGGTGGAAGTTAAATCTTTAATATTCTCTTGGGAAAATGCAGCTGGTAGAAGACTTCATATCAATTATGCTTTCTCTATAATGGCTAATTGAGAAACCTTGTTTGTGTAATCTTGCTGCTTTCTATTTCCTTTTCCGTTATCTACTTCTTGTAGAACCTTGTACATTCTTTTTCTTGAATAAATTTTctcttttgattaaaaaaaaaataaaaaatccatctGGAATCACCTAGCAGGGTCGAGGCCAAGAAAACCGCCGACAGGAGGAGCAACAAGGATAGTATCATAGTAAGACCATGACCATGTAAAAGTAAAAGCCTAGCTAGCTAGGAGGTGCCTTACTTAGGATGAATCGAGTTGTACAATCTGTGGCTGGTTTTACATCTTGACCAGCATTATTATTATGACGAGtcctaaaaatacataagaaTTCAGTTAGAGAGTTGTTGTACCAATACAGTGGAATTAATTGTTTTAAAAGAATGAAAAGAATGTTGTTCTATGTATCGTTGGAACAGTAAGAATTTGTAAGTTAAATCAACCGATATTCATTGAGACCATGCAGGAAAATTGGCATCTTTCCTCAGGAATTAGCCAATGTTTCTACTGCAACAACCTAAAATTTCTTACTGACATTTCCTACAAGCATTTGTTGATATGAAAATTCCTTTTTCATCTTTTCCACCATATTTTCAGCACCCCCTGCAGCCCTCCTAGCTTTTGATGTTCGTTTAGTGATCAGTGATGAACTAAAATCGAGTGGAAGGAGGAGTTCGTTACAATAATCCAAATTTAGGAGGAAGAAATCTGAGGAGGGAAAAAAACTGAAGTAGCGGGGAACTGGGGTGGGTTGGTATTCTTCCCAAGTCCCCTTTCTAAGGTGAAGAAAGAAGACTTCATTAATTTGAAGGGGAACTCTGGTTGGATAGATCGTATTACAAGTATATAGGCCATAAAATTAATGATCTAACTTAACACTTAACCCAATCTTGAGAGGAGTTTTTAATCTTTTTTAAAATTCGTAGTAGTTTGCAAAATTAAATTGCTGAAAACTCATGATCATATAGTGGATGCCTGGATGGGTTATATTCACTGTGCATACCGGTACATCAAAGAAGTTTTTTCATACATAAAATTTTGACGCTTATAGATATTCACTGTGCATAGCCAACAAGCAAGTTGTATAGTGTAGGTTTGGGGTCTTTATGGAGGAGGAAAGGTAATAATGATCTCAGTCAAAGTTGCACTACCAGTTTTTTGTACtcgagttatatatatatatatacatatccaGGGCCTAGGTAGACTTGGGAATTAATGATAAGCTAACATAGGGAACAAGGAAAACAACACTATCATGACCATGTCAAAGTCTATGCGAAAGTCTTCTTGCTGCTGATTAGTTCAGAATTAACGGATGCAACACGGATTATAAAGAAACACacttccaaagaaaagaaaatgtagCTGGGGAGGTTCATTCGTAAGGACGGGTCTAGCAAGGGATTAACCTAGGATAATAAGGCTATAGTCACCGGTCCTTTGAATTGGTAAAAAGAATTTACTTACTACATGCATTTACGAAATTTCTTTTGTTATCCCAtcgagttatttctcatattacgTCCATACAAAAAATTATGTTATACAAGTATGTAACTCGTGCTATACACGGGGCCAGTGGGTATTGATCGGTGTGGCGGGGCTTCGTCCAGCACCCGTTGCCCAAATGCATTAGAACATTTTTCGGAAAAttcttgattagtcttattttcTTCAATGATGGGTAAGCAGGATACTCTTTAGTAATCAAATTATGACATACACGGAATTTAAAAAGACTTGCATGAACACAGGTTTGTTGTCTAATGATCACAACATGTCTTATGGTGATAACTTGACAACATCATTCCtggtttctattttttctttcggTTTCTATGAACTTCGTCTCTTGGTTCCTTTGGTAATATATTCCATCTTTACAATCGGGAACAAAAAAAACTTGCACATGTTGAAAGTATGAATGGAATAGATTTTCATTCGTGCAAAAGAATTGTTGCCAAGCTAAAAAGGATATCCTTTGTCTACAAAAGACTTCCAAATTATGATATTCTTTACCTGCCAAAGAATTTTGTGTTAGAAATGCTTAAATCATATTTAATTCGAATTGTGGTCAAGCTAAAAAGGATTTTCAAATTACCAGCCTATTCAGGTCATACCTAATTTCTTATAAATTGTCCGTGTATGGTCTAAATCAACATGAAACAAAAAATAAGCTTAAATGAAACTACATAGTATATAGTATAGTATAATTGAGGCACGAATACCAtccaataaattaataattataatGAGTTCCACAAAATTCATAAATGTCACGATTTAAAATTTGATAGCAGAGGGTGGACGGAGAATAAGTATACGTCTTAAAAGTAGTGAGTTCAAAAATTTAACACTAATACCTATTTAATCTAAATAAATATAATTTAGCTGAATAATTATTTTTGATCACATCGAATTAGTTGAGTGAGATTATttgcctagtttaattgggggccatggaattttgtttgccccccaaaattttcatgggtgtaaatatcgcaatatgaatatactattttacccttcactaattgaaaatcagtttcgCTAATAAACTATCCTAATTAAGGCCCCTAATCTATATAccctaattaaatcaaagagaaaatcaattttgcttttcatcttcatcttcctctcctccctttctcttctccaccttcaccattaacgactccacctccaccgagaaaaattcttcgaaccgattcatcgcgtaatcgtcgatgataaaactttaatcgacgattaaattatTCTATAAATATGGCTAAAACAAAGCAAACCGCTCGCAAAGCACTTCAAATTCCTAATCTTGTAGATACGGTGAATGCAAAGGTGTACGGGCGAAGATCTCCTGAAGCAAGCAAATCGAAACCCAAAAAGGGAATGGCTCCAATTAGAGGGTACATGAACTCAAAACCACCTGCTATTcgatgtttttgttgtttttttattgtgtaatcgagattggtaactgaaaaatagaagttacagagtgagagtcgttagtatcgaagaaataataccctaacgactcttacattgcatgctttttctatgaaaaatcgttaacatgttagtgtaaatatgacggcccttgttctgctacttcgaccttttgtgccctagaatagagttttcgccatattaggttgaagatgacgactgTAGTTTGACGACCTCAAATTAGTGCGTAACGACTCTGGGTTGAACTTGAACTGCCTTCTGTTGGATAAAATGATAGAGTCGTCAGTAGTATATAATCCCTAGACTAGAGTCGTCAGTAATCTATAAtccctagagtcgtcatctctttTATTGGGTCGGCAGTTACTTGTTTGACGACCCAAGTTTAATCTTTAACGACCCTTTAAGGACCAAAATCATCCTCACTGTCCAATTTTTGCAAAGAGTCGTTACTTTATAAATTACAGTCGTTACTTTGTAATGAAGAGTCGTTAGTTTGCTAGAGCATATCATTGATGACtctttaactgatagagataaagttgatgtcttataaaaaaaaaatcgtgtttGGAATGTAGTGACAAGAAAACGAAAGACAAGGTTGAAATCACCATAACTCCTCCTTTGAAACCTCCCCGCAACGATAAATACTTACTTGCCGGTCCATTGCGCGGAATAAGGCCGAGTGAGGTATCATTTTCTATCACCGAACCAAGAGGCAGTAAGGTGGTGGTAGAGGTCGAGATGGTCGACTTCAACTTATGTTAATTTTACTTTATGAATTGAACTTAAGTGTGTGTTGAAACAACTTATGTGTTTGGTTTGGAGTCTTTGTTTGGTTTGAACTTAAGTGTGTGTTGGTAACTCCCGTGTTTGTTGAACATACTATGTTTTCAAGTATGCTCGTTAGAACCATGTAGTACTCCAATGCAGACAACATTTCCCTTCCTCATACCAAGGGTCGTCATCTTCTTTTTATAGTACTTTGACGATCCTAATTGTATTTACCACTTCAACACACAGAGTCGTTAATATCCTCAAATAGAGATCTAACGACCATTTTTcccaaaacatccaggagatggaAAGAATATTTCTGGATAGAGTCGTAagtgtttataatatttctggaTAGAGGTGAAAAAAGACTAACGACTCTGCGTGACCTAGCTAAAAGAGTCGTCAATGTTCATCAAACAacgctaacgatttttcataacatgTAAAAGTTGCAGGTGAAAGTCGTCAAAATAATCTCAAAAAGGCTGACGACTACAGAGAGTCGTTAGTTTATCCTACACCCGA contains the following coding sequences:
- the LOC113328536 gene encoding L-type lectin-domain containing receptor kinase IX.1-like, which gives rise to MAFCYNSSSTSHFLSSFFFFILFIITLLHFPSPISSISFDFSNFTANDPRIRLENDFVLAGNVITLNGNVGRATYSKPIQLWDSSTGRLTDFETHFSFVIKSIDNNFCDGITFFLSPFESSIPPNSGGGYLGLMSMEVAEKHFMKNQIVAVEFDTFKNPWDPSADHVGIDVNSITSAANVSLESGSMKDGRTAYAQVTYDAATKNLSVFLSYNNPLFNNSIVNHIVDLSKVLPEQISVGFSASVHDSSNGQYNIHSWRFNSTLEYVGKETSKSFKKRRRLVVVQEVLIVVVVGIFCFGLGFASHFLWKKRSSSRKNSNHDDNVNPDVLMNNEFEKKKGPKRFSYKELVDATSNFDEGGKLGEGGFGGVYKGFLSGMDVAIKKISGGSQQGKKEYESEVRIISQLRHRNLVKLIGWYHEENELLLVYELMPNRSLDKHLFRGANVLPWDVRYKIAIGLASALLYLHEEWEQCVVHRDIKSSNIMLDSDFNAKLGDFGLARLIDPDRSCKTTVSAGTMNYVAPECLRTGKTSKRSDVFSFGIVALEIACGRKPVDVIVGVSLVEWVRELYERGDINGAADERLHLNFDVHQMKSLMAIGLWCAHSDPYARPSIRQVNNFLRLESPVPNLPSDLPTQGHRTHR